TTTCTGCTTCGTCTACGTTGAGTTGAATGAGTAACTTATGTGCATCGATCGTTACGGAGTCGCCTTCATTGATAAGGGCGATTGTGCCGCCGACATAAGCTTCAGGAGCAACATGACCAACTACCATGCCCCAAGTGCCGCCGGAGAAGCGACCATCGGTAATGAGGCCAACTGACTCGCCTAGGCCTTGACCTACAAGGGCGGAGGTTGGGGCGAGCATTTCGCGCATACCAGGACCGCCTTTAGGGCCTTCATAGCGAATGATCACAACGTCACCATCTTTAATCTTCTGCGCCATGATGGCTGCCATCGCGTCATCTTCCGAATCAAATACGCGGGCTGGGCCAGTAATCGATGGATTTTTGAAGCCCGTAATTTTGGCTACACAGCCTTCAGGAGAAATATTGCCTTTAAGGATTGCTAGGTGACCTTGTTTGTATAAAGGATTATCTAAAGTGCGAATCACTTTTTGATCAGCGCGTGGCACTGATGGAACATCTTTTAATACTTCGGCAATGGTTTTACCGGTGATGGTCATGCAATCGCCATGAAGCGATCCACCGTCGAGCAAAATCTTCATCACTTGAGGAATGCCGCCGGCTTGATGTAAGTCAGTAGCCAAGTAAGTGCCTGATGGTTTCATATCTACAATCACTGGAACGCGTTTACGGATACGCTCAAAATCGTCAATCGTCCAATCAATTTCAGCTGCGCTCGTAATTGCCAAGAAATGCAATACAGCATTGGTAGAGCCACCAACAGCCATGATGACGCTTACAGCGTTCTCAATGGATTTTTTTGTAATGATGTCGCGTGGGCGTAGATTATTTTTTACAGCTTCAACTAGGACGCGCGCTGATTCGGCAGCGCTTGCTACTTTTTCAGCATCAACGTTAGCCATCGTGGAAGAGTAGGGCAAGCTCATGCCCAAAGCCTCAAACGAAGAACTCATCGTGTTCGCAGTGTACATGCCGCCACAAGAGCCGCTACCAGGGCAGGCGTGCTGTTCTACACCCTTCAAATCTTCTTCGCTTAATCGGCCAGATGTAAATTCACCAACGGCTTCAAATGCGGAAACAATGTTCAGTTCCTTGCCTTTGTAATGGCCTGGCTTAATCGTGCCGCCGTATACATAGATGCCAGGAACGTTGGTGTGGGCCAAAGCCATCATGCCACCAGGCATATTTTTATCGCAGCCGCCAATAACTACTACGCCATCTTGCCAAAGACCGTTGACACAAACTTCAATGCTGTCAGCAATGACTTCACGTGAGACAAGAGAATACTTCATGCCCTCAGTGCCCATACCAATACCATCAGATACGGTTGGCGTACCAAATACTTGCGCTTTTGCGCCAGCCGCTTCGAGAGCTTCTACTGCAGCATCTACTAATTTCTGTAAGCCGCTATTGCATGGAGTAATAGTGGAGTGACCGTTAGCAACGCCGACCATTGGCTTTTGGAAATCATTTTCTTCGTAGCCCATTGCGTAGTACATCGAACGATTAGGTGCGCGAGCGACCCCTTCGGTTACCATGCGCGAGCGTTCATTAAGGCGTTTCATGCTTATTACTCCAGTAAATGTTTGTTTCGAAAGGCTCTATTGTGCCGTGATAGTGGCTTGTCTTGCTGTCTTTGGAATAAAGCCTGTAGATAGGCTCTATTTTGTTGCATTGCAATATTAATAGGGCTTTATTCACCAGACCTTTGTATATTAGCTTTAAAGCCAATAGCTTAGTAAAAGGGGCTAGAGCACATTTAATCTTCTCCATTTTTTCTTTTGATTTCAATGACTAAAGTCGGCCATATATATCTGATTGATGACGATGAGTCCATGCGTATCTCGCTGACAAGAATGTTGCGGGAATTAGGCTATCTTGTAGAGGATTACGCTTCTGCCGCTGTTTTTTTGGAGAAATCTATACCAGTATCTCCGGCAGTCATTCTCTTGGATATGCAGATGCCTAATTTGACGGGTCTGGATTTACAAAAAAACTATTGAAATTAGGGTGGAAGACCCCATCGTGTTTATCAGCGGCCAAAGCCACCCCCCATCAAATAGTTCGGGGTCTAAAGAAGGGTGCGTTGGACTTTTTATTTAAACCATTTAACTTGGAAGAGCTTTTAAAAGCGGTCGCCGATGCAATTGAGTTTGATCGACGGCAGTTATAAAGAGAGTGTCACTGGATGTAGAGGCAAAAAAGGACTACGAGAGCCTAACACCTCGGGAGCGCGAGGTGTGTAGCTGGCTTGTGAAAGGCCTTTTGAATAAGGATATTGCGGTGAAGTTGGGGACCACCGATGCCACAATCAAAGTTCACAAGGCTCGGGTAATGGATAAGATGCATGTCGATTCACTTCAGAGCTTGGTTAAAAAGTACTTAGAGTCTGACCTTGAGAAGCACCCTTTAAATTTTTACTCCTAGTAGATTCCTACTAGTTGCTTATCCCACTTTGGTATTAATATCTCGTTAATTAGTTTAATACTAGAAAGATGCTCCGCAGTGAATAAGCCAGTCAAGCTCCCAGAAATTCGAAAAGAGGAATTTACAAAGGCCAGAGAGGCTCTGGGTTTAAGCACGAAGGATTTATCTGGAATGACATGTTTGTCTGTTCGGCAAATTGAGCAGATTGAAAATGGTGAGAGCAGTAGTTTTTATGGCGCTCAAGTAAAAGTAACCGCCGCTAAAAAGGTGGCTGGCTTACTGAAGCTCAAGGAAGAAGATGTATTTGATTTAAGTGAAGTTGATCTACCCGCCAAAAAATCAGTTGCAGAGGACGGCTTGCAGGATGTGGCAAAGACTTCTGCGGCAGGGAAAAAATTAAACACTGATAAAGCATCTGAAGTCGTGCAGGCAGCCAAGGTAGCGGTTGAGGTATTGAATGAACACAAACGTGTATCTGCTGGCCCATCAAAAATTGGCAACCAAAATAAGCGTGAGTCACAATCTCCGCAAAACCTTCAAAAGAAAATCTTTTTACTCTTGGCAATTGGCGCTGCCTTGATTTTTTCTGTTGTGAACTTACGCCCCTTATTTTTCCCTGAGCCAGTTAAAGAAGAAATAGTTGTTATTCAAGAAGCGGCTCCTGAGCCAGCCTCAGCTGCCGCCCCTGCGAAGCCAGTACCAGAGACTAAGTCAGTTATTACGCCTGCTGCAGTTGCAGAGTCAGTTCCAGCAGTTGCTTCGGTTGAGTGCCCTTCCGCAGATGTCACCCCAATTAATTACAAACCTGATACTCCTAAAAAGGCCGGCGATATGGTTTACGTACAAGCAAAAACTGCTCAAACTGTTTGTGTTGTGGACGGCTCTGGAAAAACTCAAAACAAAGCACTGGAACCAGGCATGGGTGTGAGCGTTTTTGGTAAACCTCCATTGAAGATTTTAACTGGTGGCTTAAATCAAGTGGATTTGTACTATCAGGGCGCCAAAGTTCGCCTCGGCAATACAAGCAATAAGACAATTATTTTGGAGCCGGCTGAAATTATTCAGCCAGTGGCTCCATCAGGTTCAACGGAGTCTCAGGCGCGTTGATGCTCCTAAGGGCTCGTTGGGGCAATTAAACCGCTGCGTTATCAGTTTCGCCAGTACGAATACGAATGACCTGCTCAACAGTCGTAACAAAAATCTTTCCGTCACCAATTTTTCCAGTACGCGCAGCTTTAGTAATCGCCTCGATTGCAGTTTCGACACGGTCGTCAGAAACCACAGCCTCAACTTTTACCTTTGGTAAAAAATCGACTACGTATTCAGCGCCACGATAAAGTTCAGTATGGCCTTTTTGACGTCCAAAACCTTTTACTTCAGTTACGGTAAGACCAGTAACGCCGGTTTCGGCTAAAGATTCACGAACTTCATCAAGTTTGAACGGCTTTATGATGGATGTAATTAATTTCATTTAATCTCCCCTAATGATATAATCATACCCAGAAGTGGAATAACCGGCCTAAAATCGGGCGGTCACAGGTACTAGGCCCTAAATTGCGAAGTAATTGGATAGCGCCAGTCGCGGCCAAAGGCCCGAGTAGTGACGCGAACCCCTGGCGGTGCCTGCCGGCGTTTGTATTCGTTTAGCTTGATCAGGCGCGTGACCTTTTCCACGCTCTCAACATTAAAGCCTGCAGCAATGATGTCTGCAATCGATTGGTTTTGTTCCATATAGCGCTCAACGATGCCATCCAAAACTTCGTAGGACGGTAGGCTATCTTGATCCTTCTGATCAGGGCGTAATTCAGCTGAAGGCGCACGAGTCAAAATCCGCTCCGGAATAGTTGGTGCAATACTATTGCGATATGCGCATAAGCGATATACCAAAGTCTTGGTAATATCCTTAATCACCGCAAAGCCGCCGGCCATATCTCCATAGAGCGTGCAATATCCAACCGCCATCTCACTCTTATTTCCTGTGGTTAAAACCAGCCTCCCGGTTTTATTAGATAGAGCCATCAGCAGGGTGCCACGAACGCGCGCTTGAATATTTTCTTCGGTCGCATCAACCTTCAAACCTTTGAACTGCTCGGCTAATGATTGCTCTAAAGCATCTACTGGGCCGCTGATTGGAATTTCGTCGTATTGAACTCCTAGATTCTGAGCCATCTCGCGAGCATCAATCCAAGAGATATCTGCTGTGTAGCGTGAAGCCATCATGACTGCACGCACCTTATCTGCGCTCAAGGCATCTACAGCAATGGCCAGCACCAAGGCAGAATCCACGCCGCCCGATAAACCAATAATGACACCGGGAAAGCGATTTTTGCTCACATAGTCACGTACACCTAGAACCAGGGCTTGATACGCTTGCGCCTCAACGGATTGAGGCGGAGAAATGAAACCTTTTTCCAGTTCACCGGCATTTGACACAGCTACGAGACCCAAGCAGGTTTCAAACTGAGGCATGGCCATGACTACTTGCCCATGACTGTCGAGCGCAAATGAGCCGCCATCAAAAACCAATTCGTCTTGACTGCCAACTGCGTTCACGTAGACCAATGGCATATGGGTTTGTGTAATGTGCCCACGTAGCACTTCTATGCGCAGAGCTTCTTTTTTGAGGTGATACGGAGAAGCATTTGGAACTAGCAGTACTTGAGCGCCGGAGGCGTGTGCTTGTTTAGCGGGCCCTGCATGCCAAGCATCTTCACAAAGAATTAATCCGTAACAAATACCGTCGCATTCAAATACGCATGCTTGGTTACCAGGAACAAAATAACGTACCTCATCAAATACTTCATGATTGGGCAATTCTTGTTTTGCATAGACCGCAATCACTTTGCCGTTTCGTAAAACGGATGCATAGTTTTGCAGACCAGCGGATGTTTTGTTGGGATGACCTATGATTACCGTAAGGCCAGGGTACTGGGCTAACTCCTGTGTCAGGAGTTCAAGTTGCCCTTGCGCTGCCGCAATAAAAGCAGGGCGGAGTAATAAATCTTCTGGGGGATATCCAGTTAGCGAAAGTTCGGGGGTTACTACGAGCTTAGCGCCTTGATTAAACGCTTCTAAAGCGGCTTTGTGAATGAGTTGTGCGTTACCTGCCAAGTCACCCAGTGAAGGGTTGATTTGTGCCAGGGCAATTTTTTGCGCGCTCACTCCGAATCACAAAACCTTATCAATCAATTTAAAGATTATTTATTCTCATTGTTGTAACGCTCGATGCCTTCAAGAATTTCTTTATGAGCATCAGCAACGCCACCCCAACCTTTAACTTTTACCCATTTACCTTTTTCGAGATCTTTGTAGTGCTCGAAGAAGTGTTGGATTTGATTTAAACGCAATGGGTTCATGTCTTCCGGTTTTTGCCAGTGCGTATAGATAGGCAAAATTTTGTCTTCAGGTACGGCTAACAATTTAGCGTCTTGCCCGCCTTCATCTTCCATTTGTAGTACACCGATAGCACGGCAGCTCACCACAACACCAGGAATCAATGGGAAAGGAGTAATTACGAGAACGTCAACTGGATCTCCATCACCGGCGATGGTTTTGTTGATGTAGCCATAGTTACATGGATAGTGCATTGCAGTACCCATAAAACGGTCAACGAAAATTGCGCCAGACTCTTTATCCACTTCGTACTTCACCGGATCAGCATTCATTGGGATTTCAATAATGACGTTGAAGCTTTCAGGGATCTGTTTACCTGGCTTGACTTTGTCGAGACTCATAAATACTCCAAATAATGATTAGTAAATACCCTGATCCTATTAAGGGGGCACAGAGGCGATTCTGTTACATACTGATACAGCTTAAAGACACCATAGTTTAAGGTTTTCGGAAATCGGGTCTACCTAAGTGCGGGTTATGCAAAACAATAAAGATTAACAAATGATTAACTTTAGGGAGTTCAAGCATGAGTAATGTCACTTTAGGCTTGTATTTTGCCTTGGCGTGCGGTGTCCTGGCCGTGATTTACGGTTTTATGATGCGCGGCTGGATCTTGAGATAAAGTATGGGCAATGCCAAGATGCAAGAAATTGCTGAGGCCATTCAGCAGGGTGCGGCAGCCTATTTGTCGCGCCAATATAAAACGATTGCCATAGTTGAGGTGGTTTTGACCATTTTGAGGGCTCTCTTTTTGGACTTTGCGACTGCGATTGGTTTTGTCATTGGTGCGATTCTCTCAGGTGCCTGTGGTTTTATTGGCATGAATGTTTCTGTGCGCGCTAATGTGCGTACAGCTGAGGCGGCAACCAAAGGCATGAATGAAGCACTAAATGTGGCATTTAAGGGCGGTGCAATTACCGGTATGTTGGTAGTAGGACTAGGTCTTTTGGGTGTCGGCTTGTTCTTCATGTTCCTGGTCTCTATCGGCGCAGGACAGGATCTCTCTTCTGTATTGCATCCGCTTATTGGCTTGGCATTTGGTTCATCCTTGATTTCTATCTTTGCTCGTTTGGGTGGCGGAATATTCACTAAGGGTGCAGACGTTGGTGCTGACTTGGTAGGTAAGGTTGAGGCTGGCATCCCGGGGGACGATCCACGTAATCCTGCGGTGATTGCAGATAACGTTGGCGATAACGTTGGTGACTGTGCAGGTATGGCCGCTGACTTGTTTGAGACCTACGCAGTCACTTTGATTGCTACCATGGTATTGGGTTCTCTAATGGTGACTGGTGCTCCAGTATCTGCAATCATTTATCCATTAGTACTTGGTGGTGTCTCCATCATTGCTTCTATCGTCGGTTGCTCATTTGTTAAAGCAACTCCTGGTATGAAAAATGTGATGCCTGCCTTATATAAGGGACTGATCATTGCTGGCGTGTTGTCTCTCATCGCTTTCTATTTTGTAACCAACTTGATCATGCCAGATGATGCTTTGGGTATTCCTGGAAGCTAGCGGCGTTTATTTGGTTCAACTATAGTCGGCTTATTGCTGACTGCTGGCTTGGTATGGATTACCGAGTACTACACTGGTACGCAATTTAAGCCAGTGCAGCATATCGCTGAAGCTTCAACTAAAGGGCATGGCACTAACATCATTGCTGGTCTTGGTATCTCCATGAAGTCCACTGCATATCCAGTGCTCTTTGTTTGTGCGGCAATTTATGCAGCATATTGGTTGGCTGGTTTGTATGGTATTGTGATCGCTGCTACAGCGATGCTCTCCATCATGGCAGGTATTGTGGTGGCCTTAGATGCCTATGGCCCGATTACCGATAACGCTGGTGGTATTGCCGAGATGGCCGGTTTGCCACAATCTGTCCGTGATATTACTGATCCATTGGATGCAGTTGGCAATACTACAAAAGCGGTTACTAAGGGATATGCGATTGGCTCTGCTGGTTTGGCATCACTCGTACTTTTTGCTGACTACACCCACGCATTAGAGAGCATTGGTCAGCAAGTGTCTTTTGACTTGTCTAACCACATCGTGATCATTGGCCTCTTTATTGGCGGCATGATTCCTTACTTGTTTGGTGCGATGGCCATGGAAGCGGTTGGTCGTTGTGCTGGCGCAGTGGTGGAAGAGGTGCGCCGCCAGTTCCGTGATATCCCAGGAATTATGGAGGGGGCTTCTAAGCCCGAGTACGGTAAAGCTGTAGACATGCTGACTTCAGCAGCCATTAAAGAAATGATCATTCCTTCTCTATTGCCAGTAGTGGCACCAATCGTTGTAGGTCTTTTGTTAGGACCGGCCGCATTGGGCGGCTTGCTGATGGGTACGATTGTGACTGGCTTATTCGTGGCTATCTCAATGTGTACCGGTGGTGGCGCTTGGGACAATGCAAAAAAATACATTGAGGAAGGTAACTTTGGTGGCAAAGGTTCTGAAGCGCATAAAGCTGCAGTAACTGGTGATACTGTAGGTGATCCCTACAAAAATACTGCAGGCCCTGCAGTAAACCCGCTGATTAAGATCATTAACATCGTGGCTTTGCTCATCGTGCCATTGTTACCAGTGATCTCACGTTAAGAGATTGAAGAAACAAAAGCAATCCATTGCAAGAAGCAGTACCTAACAAAAACGCCTAGCACTGCTAGGCGTTTTTTATTGGCCGGGTTTAAGATTATCAATCCAACGTTTCTAAGTAGCGCTGTGCATCTAAAGCAGCCATACAGCCCGTGCCTGCGCTGGTAATAGCTTGGCGGTAGATATAGTCTTGCACATCTCCAGCTGCAAAGACGCCAGCAATATTGGTGGCAGTAGCATTGCCTTCAAGCCCTGAATGAGTTTTGATGTAGCCATTGTTCATATCGAGTTGGCCAACAAAGAGTTCGGTGTTGGGTTTGTGACCAATTGCGATAAAGGCACCAGTCACTGCAATAT
The nucleotide sequence above comes from Polynucleobacter necessarius. Encoded proteins:
- a CDS encoding response regulator — protein: MTKVGHIYLIDDDESMRISLTRMLRELGYLVEDYASAAVFLEKSIPVSPAVILLDMQMPNLTGLDLQKNY
- the ppa gene encoding inorganic diphosphatase; its protein translation is MSLDKVKPGKQIPESFNVIIEIPMNADPVKYEVDKESGAIFVDRFMGTAMHYPCNYGYINKTIAGDGDPVDVLVITPFPLIPGVVVSCRAIGVLQMEDEGGQDAKLLAVPEDKILPIYTHWQKPEDMNPLRLNQIQHFFEHYKDLEKGKWVKVKGWGGVADAHKEILEGIERYNNENK
- a CDS encoding helix-turn-helix domain-containing protein → MNKPVKLPEIRKEEFTKAREALGLSTKDLSGMTCLSVRQIEQIENGESSSFYGAQVKVTAAKKVAGLLKLKEEDVFDLSEVDLPAKKSVAEDGLQDVAKTSAAGKKLNTDKASEVVQAAKVAVEVLNEHKRVSAGPSKIGNQNKRESQSPQNLQKKIFLLLAIGAALIFSVVNLRPLFFPEPVKEEIVVIQEAAPEPASAAAPAKPVPETKSVITPAAVAESVPAVASVECPSADVTPINYKPDTPKKAGDMVYVQAKTAQTVCVVDGSGKTQNKALEPGMGVSVFGKPPLKILTGGLNQVDLYYQGAKVRLGNTSNKTIILEPAEIIQPVAPSGSTESQAR
- a CDS encoding P-II family nitrogen regulator; the protein is MKLITSIIKPFKLDEVRESLAETGVTGLTVTEVKGFGRQKGHTELYRGAEYVVDFLPKVKVEAVVSDDRVETAIEAITKAARTGKIGDGKIFVTTVEQVIRIRTGETDNAAV
- a CDS encoding response regulator transcription factor, whose translation is MSLDVEAKKDYESLTPREREVCSWLVKGLLNKDIAVKLGTTDATIKVHKARVMDKMHVDSLQSLVKKYLESDLEKHPLNFYS
- a CDS encoding NAD+ synthase, coding for MSAQKIALAQINPSLGDLAGNAQLIHKAALEAFNQGAKLVVTPELSLTGYPPEDLLLRPAFIAAAQGQLELLTQELAQYPGLTVIIGHPNKTSAGLQNYASVLRNGKVIAVYAKQELPNHEVFDEVRYFVPGNQACVFECDGICYGLILCEDAWHAGPAKQAHASGAQVLLVPNASPYHLKKEALRIEVLRGHITQTHMPLVYVNAVGSQDELVFDGGSFALDSHGQVVMAMPQFETCLGLVAVSNAGELEKGFISPPQSVEAQAYQALVLGVRDYVSKNRFPGVIIGLSGGVDSALVLAIAVDALSADKVRAVMMASRYTADISWIDAREMAQNLGVQYDEIPISGPVDALEQSLAEQFKGLKVDATEENIQARVRGTLLMALSNKTGRLVLTTGNKSEMAVGYCTLYGDMAGGFAVIKDITKTLVYRLCAYRNSIAPTIPERILTRAPSAELRPDQKDQDSLPSYEVLDGIVERYMEQNQSIADIIAAGFNVESVEKVTRLIKLNEYKRRQAPPGVRVTTRAFGRDWRYPITSQFRA
- the ilvD gene encoding dihydroxy-acid dehydratase is translated as MKRLNERSRMVTEGVARAPNRSMYYAMGYEENDFQKPMVGVANGHSTITPCNSGLQKLVDAAVEALEAAGAKAQVFGTPTVSDGIGMGTEGMKYSLVSREVIADSIEVCVNGLWQDGVVVIGGCDKNMPGGMMALAHTNVPGIYVYGGTIKPGHYKGKELNIVSAFEAVGEFTSGRLSEEDLKGVEQHACPGSGSCGGMYTANTMSSSFEALGMSLPYSSTMANVDAEKVASAAESARVLVEAVKNNLRPRDIITKKSIENAVSVIMAVGGSTNAVLHFLAITSAAEIDWTIDDFERIRKRVPVIVDMKPSGTYLATDLHQAGGIPQVMKILLDGGSLHGDCMTITGKTIAEVLKDVPSVPRADQKVIRTLDNPLYKQGHLAILKGNISPEGCVAKITGFKNPSITGPARVFDSEDDAMAAIMAQKIKDGDVVIIRYEGPKGGPGMREMLAPTSALVGQGLGESVGLITDGRFSGGTWGMVVGHVAPEAYVGGTIALINEGDSVTIDAHKLLIQLNVDEAEIAKRRAAWKQPKPRYTRGLLAKYASLASSASKGAVTDLDLKI